In Novipirellula caenicola, a single window of DNA contains:
- a CDS encoding ATP-binding protein, whose amino-acid sequence MGNDSVSASHSFMFDRRLMDHPFRILIIEDNPDTRANLRDILELDGHEVVVAASFSESREIAKTAKIGLVITDRRLPEGMIEEFLPEVKENSADADIIVVTGFGDMHSTIAALRLGVTDYVIKPIIPDDIRSIVKRIAEKKLLQAELAEEHYFTNEVLKTVEAIVLVLDLDGQVIRFNPFFHQLTGWTQDELKGRDWFEHCIPEHDRDRVKEVFIATSHHEFTRGVVNDVMDKDGRNHRIRWSNTTLKDSEGQVEAILAVGVDVSDLVEAQSRALQSERLAAIGQTMTALSHESRNALQRIKAASDVLSLEVAGNKNAEDDLHAIQRATNDLQCLLEEVRSYAAPIHVHYHTTSLGHVWNRAWADIAATRKGRDAELIVSCDSEDLEIEIDTVRMEQVFRNLFENSLAACTDPVRIQIELGSEDDEVEVKITDNGPGFNVEQQQKLFEPFYTTKRTGTGLGMSICQRIVEAHGGTIEVEPCTSGACVVIRMPRRACNDISHPSQLASLE is encoded by the coding sequence ATGGGCAATGACAGCGTGTCGGCCTCCCATTCGTTTATGTTTGATCGTCGTTTGATGGACCATCCGTTTCGAATCCTCATCATCGAGGACAATCCCGATACGCGGGCCAATCTGCGTGACATCCTTGAGCTCGACGGGCACGAGGTGGTGGTAGCGGCTTCGTTTAGTGAATCCAGGGAAATCGCCAAGACGGCCAAGATTGGGTTGGTGATCACCGACCGGCGGCTGCCCGAGGGAATGATCGAAGAGTTTCTGCCTGAGGTGAAAGAAAACTCGGCCGACGCCGACATCATCGTGGTCACGGGTTTCGGCGACATGCATAGCACGATTGCGGCGCTGCGGTTGGGCGTGACCGATTATGTCATCAAACCGATTATCCCCGATGACATCCGCTCGATCGTCAAGCGGATTGCGGAAAAGAAGCTGTTGCAAGCAGAATTGGCCGAAGAGCATTATTTCACCAACGAGGTGCTCAAGACCGTCGAAGCGATCGTGTTGGTGCTGGATCTCGACGGTCAGGTCATTCGCTTTAACCCCTTCTTTCACCAGTTGACCGGTTGGACGCAGGACGAGTTGAAGGGGCGGGATTGGTTTGAGCACTGTATCCCTGAACACGACCGGGATCGCGTGAAAGAGGTCTTCATTGCCACGTCGCATCACGAGTTTACCCGTGGCGTGGTGAACGATGTCATGGACAAAGATGGGCGGAATCACCGCATTCGATGGTCCAATACGACCCTAAAAGATTCCGAGGGGCAGGTAGAGGCCATCTTGGCGGTCGGCGTGGACGTCAGTGATCTGGTCGAAGCCCAATCACGGGCGCTGCAGTCGGAGCGACTTGCCGCGATCGGCCAGACGATGACGGCGCTGAGCCACGAAAGTCGCAATGCACTGCAGCGAATCAAAGCAGCATCCGACGTGCTTTCGTTGGAAGTGGCTGGAAACAAAAACGCCGAAGACGACCTGCATGCCATTCAACGCGCGACCAACGATTTGCAATGCTTGCTCGAAGAGGTGCGTTCCTACGCAGCACCCATTCACGTGCATTATCACACCACCTCGCTAGGCCATGTTTGGAATCGTGCCTGGGCGGATATCGCCGCCACTCGCAAAGGACGAGATGCCGAGTTGATCGTGTCGTGTGATTCCGAAGATTTAGAGATCGAGATCGATACGGTCCGTATGGAGCAGGTGTTTCGAAACTTGTTCGAAAACTCGCTCGCCGCATGCACGGATCCTGTGCGAATCCAGATCGAGTTGGGAAGCGAAGACGACGAGGTCGAAGTCAAAATTACCGACAACGGCCCCGGTTTTAACGTGGAACAACAGCAAAAGTTGTTCGAGCCGTTCTACACAACTAAGCGAACCGGGACGGGGCTGGGGATGTCGATTTGCCAACGCATCGTCGAAGCCCATGGAGGCACGATTGAGGTTGAGCCCTGCACATCGGGGGCATGTGTGGTGATTCGGATGCCACGTCGTGCCTGCAATGACATCTCACACCCATCTCAACTCGCGTCGCTCGAATAA